A region from the Helcococcus ovis genome encodes:
- a CDS encoding single-stranded DNA-binding protein: MDYKTMRNQIEDMVSDNHKDFVKAVISMEKGINDESALDKLYDAYMDNDTVNLLHEEFDYMIEDLREQGQIKDLPYVREEKDNLVNIVGNIVGKVDVVERENKNGEAFKVANFSVVSKDDEGNKIYHNCSAYGEKGDIPKYFKQGDFVKLFGQIRTSIDDNGKEHSNVRILSSKLLKAKEQMKGQEEKKESVLGAIKKYQAEDKEKPKEKKEASKEAER, translated from the coding sequence ATGGATTACAAAACAATGAGAAATCAGATAGAAGATATGGTAAGTGATAATCACAAGGACTTTGTTAAGGCGGTTATCAGTATGGAAAAAGGCATTAACGATGAAAGTGCATTAGACAAACTATATGATGCATATATGGACAATGACACCGTTAATTTACTGCATGAGGAATTTGATTATATGATTGAAGATTTAAGGGAACAGGGGCAGATTAAAGACCTGCCTTATGTTCGAGAAGAGAAAGATAACCTTGTCAATATCGTTGGAAATATTGTCGGAAAAGTTGATGTAGTTGAAAGGGAAAATAAGAACGGAGAAGCCTTCAAGGTAGCGAATTTTTCCGTAGTATCCAAAGATGATGAAGGTAACAAGATATATCATAATTGTTCCGCTTATGGAGAAAAGGGTGATATTCCAAAATACTTTAAGCAGGGAGATTTTGTGAAGCTCTTTGGACAAATCAGAACTTCCATTGATGATAATGGCAAGGAGCATAGTAATGTAAGGATACTTTCTTCAAAGCTCTTAAAGGCAAAAGAACAGATGAAAGGACAAGAAGAAAAGAAAGAATCTGTACTTGGAGCTATCAAAAAATATCAGGCTGAAGATAAGGAAAAGCCTAAAGAAAAGAAAGAAGCAAGCAAAGAAGCTGAGAGATAA
- a CDS encoding helicase-related protein, with amino-acid sequence MRINDFHNILELVKQDVLHSEAEYLKLLKVVGSNQRYDFRSQLSIYDRNPEATACAKFDYWRERFNRTVMRGQKGIPILEDYGTYKKVAYIFDIRQTVSRNRDVNEVNLWRFDKEAHRDVLKEMITSEGYEESESTLENIFSLSRLYGDEKIDSLMNELRIADEDRISFTKFVRDSVSYAVASRFKLDYPMDNELLKENFAKFDRISLMSLGETVSDISGKIIDETIQKSKELELQKEVLRGKEAGYNKIKKELEEVEENVLRRDDQERNESGRVLRNGEYGRDNRENQGEYAKQLGGTDGLHKGVSESDLRSDEAHLPFTERGAEPLRDVSGSIQGEEANRTPDGYSETSDRVYENREAETNDSLEDRGREQSAVWGDDFSSEGNDNQGSSGNLKDNTNVELKEADKASFSLPENSYGQMKLTIPLTQKDIDTVLINGGNHDGSRLPVIAEFSKGKTAEKLGEYLKDTFRGGNGFYIDEREVSSWYSDKGIHLAYGTSAREDDTQILSWSDAASRINELLDSGEFAINVELLEAPDYERDRISESLWYLMHDLSEEGQGQGYFEILKTSGGGFPEETKRLSEALKNPEYLKETIKEYSRFLEGYKENRNVLRFHYHKVDSLYQRLQELELSRKEYSTNLTELPKVKSFITEDEVLESLSRGSGVDRGKERITKFFKENHTLQEKANFLKDEYGIGGRSHAVSGAMGSDEWHDAKGLKLQKNNCNDVFLTWSSVAKHIDELLSKNLYLEEKKIESKSEIEEAKAPQYYSKDNPENLMTDEMLERVPELYAQEDVALADKEVHAAYIIPFRSNWTWYMTEYDRESGDAFGLVLGFEPEWGYFNLEELKELNAQRLILEDFPKTFRELKDTELKKQMDEQELQSVFNGELSFEDKEELEISEEVEERVAATPVQETLFDYLKEKEEVELNEEKGRLSDEFAVKGGDTVYFNHEEYTVREISKNQITGRYDLWLDPVRSGNHQIPIVAFTDNEDLLRQVSPERPAFIVGDEIKYKDKDYTITRFDDMGNNLKTVTVKDNMEYLGGMITGSDVIPYRLESDLERVFENLTYKKPETIAKESEIKKTEVHNFKITEETLPDKLSSSERLNNNLEAISMLSRIESGQRELDITAQEILAKYVGWGGLSEVFDESKDGQWKEARAFLKENLSPSEYEAARESTLTSFYTPKAVIDGIYKTLSGMGFKQGNILEPSMGVGNFIGNLPDEMSKSKFYGVELDSVSGRIGKLLYPESDIQVKGLEETSFSNNFFDVAIGNVPFGEYKVNDREYNRNNFLIHDYFFAKSIDKVRNGGVIAFITSSGTMDKKDESVRRYLAARAEFLGAIRLPNDTFKGVAGTEVTSDIIFLKKRDSVLERDEDWIHLAEDENGLSYNKYFVDHPEQVLGTMREVSGRFGKTLTCEPIAFLGQENNMASLKERIEIAGERISKDAKYEEVELLDDEITSIPATDDVKNFSYTLIDDEVYYRENSLFIKKEVTDKNKEKIKDYLELNAALKNVIYKQKEGFSEEEIKASQEKLNEVYDRFSNKHGFVNNLSNTRALKEDSNFPLVSSIEILDEEENFKAKGDIFSKRTITKAKVIDHVDTSLEALVLSVSEKGYVDFDYMEGLTGKDRPTLIEELRGEIYLNIREEQNFYRPLSFNPEDGDLPFACANGSNSYKYGYVTKDEYLSGNIRDKIAIVDSYLSKLRQTERELPHLGYAEDGKEKELISYEMNRLEYQKAELTKVLPKELEASEINVRLGATWIPIKDIEKFIFETLKTPGYARWDIKVKFSNLTSEWNVEGKSRDRGNDLAEMTYGTSRVNAYKLIEDALNLKETKVFDQIVNPDGSKTSVLNKKETMLAGQKQELLKEEFKNWIFNDQERRNRLVKLYNERFNSIRNREYDGSNLSFEGMNTKIDLRPHQRNAIARSLYGGNTLLAHVVGSGKTFEMVASAMESKRLGMCSKSLFVVPNHLTGQIGREFMQLYPSANIMVADKKDFEPKNRKRFIGKIATGEYDAVVIGHTQFEKIPMSKEYQEKHIQDQIDEIINYVEEYKHDRNQNFTVKQLEKTKKKLETRLEKLNDDFKKDDVITFEELGVDKLFVDEAHGFKNLYLYTKMRNVAGIGQSEAFKSSDMFMKCRYMDEMTGGKGVVFATGTPVSNSMTELYTMQRYLQYESLKKNNLEHFDSWASTFGETQSSFELSPEGTGYRVKTRFSKFYNLPELMSMFKEVADIQTADMLNLPTPEAHYEVIKTLPSEEQKEILKSLSERADDVRNRVVEPDEDNMLKITNDGKKLALDQRLINPLLPDNPDSKVNVCVKNVFAIWDKTKENKSTQLLFSDMSTPKGDGEFNIYDDIREKLVAMGIPKEEIAFIHEANSDKQKDELFAKVRKGDVRILLGSTQKMGAGTNVQNKLIALHDLDVPWRPADLEQRAGRIVRQGNENKEVNIYRYVTENTFDAYLWQTIENKQKFISQIMTSKTPVRVAEDVDESSLNYAEIKALATGDPKIKEKMDLDNEVTKLKMLEANYKSNRYRLEDKVAKNYPEEIARTEKLIEAVKKDISEVEPKAEGEEKFTSITLFGEKITDKKLAGEKLLEAISKVKINESKVVGKYRNMDLEVSYNFFTNSHNFSLNGAAKHSGELGTSADGNITRLDNALEKMPEKLKRLEEKLISTKEQLENAKEELQKPFEKADELKDKVLRLAELNKLLDMGEVEEKRNDNPLVEDVKRAIIDFCNREYEENHSYDEFDALYPDLKHIGIAYTDTPDERHGIQFELDLENYTATQYVNDVVVSHYDYVKENGSVEKALDVIKFEMENGEFNTFVSVDEEELKQAMGLEIDDEGNFYDPLSKDLDNDGIADRYDNDFKDSDYFESTYDVEDNLHTKEEATQKTGDKPSILGQIRAYQEESKTEEKQTAKEQEYVR; translated from the coding sequence ATGCGAATAAATGATTTTCATAACATTTTGGAGCTTGTAAAACAAGATGTGCTTCATAGTGAAGCAGAATATCTGAAGCTCTTAAAGGTTGTCGGAAGCAATCAAAGATATGACTTTAGAAGTCAATTAAGTATCTATGATAGAAATCCTGAAGCGACAGCTTGTGCCAAGTTCGATTATTGGAGGGAACGATTTAATCGTACCGTTATGCGAGGGCAGAAAGGTATCCCTATTTTAGAGGACTATGGCACATACAAAAAAGTGGCATATATCTTTGATATAAGGCAGACAGTTTCAAGAAACAGGGATGTCAATGAAGTAAATCTTTGGAGATTTGATAAGGAAGCTCATAGGGATGTCTTAAAGGAAATGATAACAAGTGAGGGCTATGAGGAAAGTGAAAGCACTTTAGAAAATATCTTTTCTTTAAGCAGACTTTATGGTGATGAAAAGATAGACAGTCTTATGAATGAGCTTAGAATAGCTGATGAAGATAGAATATCCTTTACTAAGTTTGTTAGGGATTCAGTGAGTTATGCGGTAGCTTCAAGATTTAAGTTAGATTATCCTATGGATAATGAGCTTCTAAAGGAAAATTTTGCAAAGTTTGATAGAATTTCCCTTATGAGCTTAGGCGAAACCGTATCGGATATTAGCGGAAAGATTATTGATGAAACCATTCAGAAAAGCAAAGAACTGGAGCTTCAAAAAGAAGTTTTAAGAGGAAAAGAAGCAGGATATAATAAGATTAAGAAAGAATTAGAGGAGGTAGAAGAAAATGTACTTCGACGAGATGATCAGGAAAGAAATGAAAGCGGGCGAGTTCTCCGAAATGGAGAGTACGGACGAGATAATAGAGAAAATCAGGGAGAATACGCTAAACAGCTTGGAGGAACAGACGGACTTCATAAGGGAGTATCCGAATCCGATCTACGCAGTGATGAGGCTCACTTACCTTTCACAGAGCGAGGAGCAGAGCCACTTCGAGATGTTAGTGGATCTATACAAGGAGAAGAAGCTAATAGGACACCTGATGGATATTCAGAAACAAGCGATAGAGTTTATGAGAACAGAGAAGCCGAAACTAATGACAGCTTGGAAGATAGAGGGCGAGAACAATCCGCAGTATGGGGCGATGATTTCAGCTCTGAAGGAAATGACAATCAAGGAAGTAGTGGAAATTTAAAAGATAATACTAATGTAGAGTTAAAAGAAGCTGATAAGGCTTCTTTTTCTTTACCCGAAAATTCGTATGGACAGATGAAGCTTACCATTCCATTAACTCAGAAGGATATAGATACTGTCCTTATTAACGGAGGAAATCATGATGGAAGTAGACTTCCTGTTATCGCTGAGTTTTCCAAAGGAAAAACGGCAGAAAAATTAGGAGAATACCTCAAAGATACCTTTAGAGGAGGAAACGGATTTTACATTGATGAAAGAGAAGTATCTTCCTGGTATTCGGATAAAGGCATTCATTTAGCGTATGGGACTTCGGCAAGAGAAGATGATACACAAATTTTAAGCTGGAGTGATGCTGCAAGTAGGATAAATGAGCTTCTTGATAGTGGTGAGTTTGCTATAAATGTAGAGCTTTTAGAAGCACCTGACTATGAAAGAGATAGAATTTCAGAATCCTTATGGTATCTAATGCATGATTTAAGCGAAGAAGGTCAAGGACAGGGATATTTTGAAATCTTAAAAACAAGCGGAGGAGGCTTTCCGGAAGAAACGAAAAGATTGTCTGAAGCATTAAAAAATCCTGAGTATCTGAAAGAAACAATCAAAGAATACAGCAGGTTTTTAGAGGGATACAAAGAAAACAGAAATGTATTAAGGTTTCACTATCACAAGGTAGACAGCCTTTATCAGAGGTTACAGGAACTTGAGTTGTCACGAAAGGAATACAGTACCAATCTGACAGAACTTCCCAAAGTGAAGTCCTTTATTACAGAAGATGAAGTCCTTGAAAGTCTTTCAAGAGGAAGTGGCGTCGATAGAGGAAAAGAGCGAATTACAAAGTTTTTCAAAGAAAATCATACCTTGCAGGAAAAAGCTAATTTCTTAAAAGACGAATATGGCATAGGTGGTAGAAGTCATGCAGTATCGGGGGCAATGGGAAGTGATGAATGGCATGATGCAAAGGGACTTAAATTACAGAAGAATAATTGTAATGATGTTTTTCTTACTTGGTCAAGTGTGGCAAAGCATATTGACGAGCTGCTTTCTAAAAATCTTTATCTTGAAGAAAAGAAAATAGAAAGTAAGTCAGAGATAGAAGAAGCAAAAGCACCGCAATATTATTCTAAAGATAATCCTGAAAACTTAATGACTGATGAAATGCTTGAAAGAGTACCTGAACTTTACGCACAGGAAGATGTAGCTTTAGCGGATAAAGAGGTTCATGCAGCATATATTATTCCTTTCCGTTCTAACTGGACTTGGTATATGACGGAATATGATAGGGAAAGCGGTGATGCCTTTGGACTTGTGTTAGGATTTGAGCCTGAATGGGGATATTTCAATCTTGAGGAATTAAAGGAGTTAAATGCCCAAAGACTTATTTTAGAGGATTTTCCAAAGACCTTTAGAGAACTTAAAGATACGGAACTTAAAAAGCAGATGGATGAACAGGAGCTTCAATCAGTCTTTAACGGAGAACTTAGCTTTGAAGATAAAGAAGAACTTGAAATATCTGAAGAAGTAGAAGAAAGAGTAGCTGCAACACCTGTTCAGGAAACGCTATTTGATTATCTGAAGGAAAAGGAAGAGGTAGAGCTTAACGAAGAAAAGGGAAGGCTTTCAGATGAATTTGCAGTTAAAGGGGGCGATACCGTCTATTTTAATCATGAAGAATATACTGTAAGGGAGATTTCTAAAAACCAAATCACAGGAAGATATGACTTATGGCTTGATCCTGTAAGAAGTGGAAACCATCAAATCCCTATTGTAGCCTTTACGGATAATGAAGATTTATTAAGACAAGTAAGCCCTGAAAGACCTGCGTTTATCGTTGGAGATGAAATTAAATACAAGGATAAAGACTATACCATCACACGCTTTGATGATATGGGAAATAACCTAAAGACGGTAACAGTTAAGGATAATATGGAATATCTTGGCGGTATGATAACAGGCTCCGATGTAATTCCTTATCGTCTTGAAAGCGATCTTGAGAGAGTATTTGAAAATCTGACATATAAAAAGCCTGAAACTATTGCTAAAGAAAGTGAAATAAAGAAAACAGAAGTTCATAACTTCAAGATTACGGAAGAAACGCTCCCGGACAAGTTATCTTCAAGTGAAAGGTTAAATAATAACCTTGAAGCCATCTCTATGCTGAGTCGCATTGAAAGTGGACAAAGAGAGCTTGATATTACAGCTCAGGAAATTTTAGCGAAATATGTAGGCTGGGGTGGATTATCTGAAGTCTTTGATGAAAGTAAGGATGGACAGTGGAAAGAGGCAAGAGCCTTCTTAAAGGAAAATCTATCGCCATCAGAATATGAAGCTGCAAGAGAATCTACCCTAACGAGTTTTTACACACCGAAAGCAGTCATTGACGGAATATATAAGACACTTTCAGGTATGGGATTTAAACAGGGAAATATCCTTGAACCGTCAATGGGTGTTGGGAACTTTATCGGTAATCTACCTGATGAAATGAGTAAGTCAAAATTTTATGGTGTGGAACTTGATTCGGTAAGCGGGCGTATTGGAAAACTCTTATATCCTGAAAGTGATATACAGGTTAAGGGGCTTGAAGAAACTTCCTTTTCCAATAACTTCTTTGATGTAGCAATCGGAAATGTTCCATTTGGAGAGTATAAGGTAAATGACAGGGAATACAATCGTAATAACTTTCTTATCCACGATTATTTCTTTGCCAAGTCCATTGATAAGGTAAGAAACGGCGGTGTTATCGCCTTTATTACATCTTCAGGAACAATGGATAAAAAAGACGAAAGTGTAAGACGCTATCTTGCAGCAAGAGCCGAATTTTTAGGAGCAATCAGACTTCCAAATGATACCTTTAAGGGTGTTGCCGGCACAGAAGTAACTTCGGATATTATCTTCCTAAAGAAAAGAGATAGCGTATTAGAGCGCGATGAAGATTGGATACACCTTGCAGAAGATGAAAATGGACTTTCATATAACAAATACTTTGTTGATCATCCTGAACAAGTGCTTGGCACAATGCGTGAGGTAAGCGGAAGATTTGGAAAGACACTCACTTGTGAACCGATAGCTTTTTTAGGGCAAGAGAACAATATGGCTTCGTTAAAGGAGCGTATCGAGATTGCAGGAGAAAGAATTTCAAAAGATGCCAAGTATGAAGAAGTAGAGCTACTTGATGATGAGATCACTTCTATCCCTGCAACTGATGATGTAAAGAACTTTTCTTATACCTTAATTGATGATGAAGTCTATTACAGAGAAAACTCACTGTTTATCAAAAAGGAAGTAACCGATAAAAACAAAGAAAAAATCAAGGATTATCTTGAGCTGAATGCTGCCTTAAAAAATGTGATTTACAAGCAGAAAGAAGGTTTTAGTGAGGAAGAAATCAAGGCTTCACAGGAAAAACTAAATGAAGTCTATGACCGTTTTTCTAATAAGCATGGCTTTGTAAATAATTTAAGCAATACAAGAGCTTTAAAAGAGGATAGCAACTTCCCGCTTGTTTCCTCCATTGAAATCCTTGATGAAGAAGAAAACTTTAAGGCAAAGGGAGATATTTTCTCCAAAAGAACTATTACAAAGGCTAAAGTCATAGATCATGTGGATACTTCTTTAGAAGCCCTTGTCTTATCGGTATCTGAAAAAGGATATGTGGACTTTGACTATATGGAAGGTCTTACAGGAAAAGACAGACCGACTTTGATTGAGGAGCTTCGAGGGGAAATCTACTTAAATATTAGGGAAGAACAAAACTTTTATAGACCTCTATCCTTTAACCCCGAAGATGGAGATTTGCCTTTTGCCTGTGCCAATGGCAGTAATTCCTACAAATACGGCTATGTAACAAAGGATGAATATTTAAGTGGGAATATCAGGGACAAGATTGCGATTGTTGACAGTTATCTTTCTAAGCTGAGACAAACGGAAAGAGAGCTGCCTCATCTTGGCTATGCGGAAGATGGCAAAGAAAAAGAGCTGATTAGCTATGAGATGAACCGATTGGAATACCAAAAGGCAGAGCTTACCAAAGTTTTACCAAAGGAGCTTGAAGCAAGTGAAATCAATGTAAGACTTGGTGCAACTTGGATACCGATAAAAGATATTGAAAAGTTTATCTTTGAAACACTGAAAACTCCGGGATATGCAAGATGGGATATTAAGGTTAAGTTTTCAAATCTAACAAGTGAATGGAATGTAGAGGGCAAAAGCAGGGATAGAGGAAATGACCTTGCTGAAATGACTTACGGTACATCAAGGGTAAATGCGTATAAGCTGATTGAAGATGCCTTAAACCTGAAAGAAACAAAGGTATTTGACCAGATTGTAAATCCGGACGGCTCTAAAACTTCTGTACTAAATAAAAAAGAAACCATGCTTGCAGGGCAAAAGCAGGAGCTTCTAAAAGAAGAATTTAAAAACTGGATATTTAACGATCAGGAAAGAAGAAACAGACTTGTAAAACTGTATAATGAGCGTTTTAACTCTATCCGAAATCGTGAGTATGACGGAAGTAATCTTTCCTTTGAGGGAATGAATACGAAAATAGATTTAAGACCTCATCAAAGAAATGCCATAGCAAGAAGCCTTTATGGAGGAAATACCCTTCTTGCTCATGTAGTAGGAAGCGGTAAGACCTTTGAAATGGTGGCATCTGCGATGGAAAGTAAAAGGCTTGGAATGTGCAGTAAGTCCTTGTTTGTTGTCCCCAATCACTTAACGGGTCAAATCGGTCGTGAGTTTATGCAGCTATATCCGTCAGCTAACATTATGGTTGCAGATAAGAAAGACTTTGAGCCGAAAAACAGAAAAAGATTTATCGGCAAAATTGCAACAGGAGAGTATGATGCCGTTGTAATCGGGCATACGCAGTTTGAAAAGATCCCGATGAGTAAGGAATATCAGGAAAAGCATATTCAAGATCAGATTGATGAAATTATAAACTATGTGGAGGAATACAAGCATGACAGAAATCAGAACTTTACTGTGAAACAGCTCGAAAAGACAAAGAAAAAACTGGAAACAAGGCTTGAGAAACTAAACGATGATTTTAAGAAAGATGATGTCATTACCTTTGAGGAATTAGGAGTGGATAAGCTCTTTGTTGACGAGGCACATGGCTTTAAGAACCTTTATCTCTATACCAAAATGAGAAATGTTGCAGGTATCGGACAGTCAGAAGCCTTTAAGTCCTCCGATATGTTTATGAAATGCCGCTACATGGATGAAATGACAGGCGGCAAAGGCGTGGTCTTTGCAACAGGAACACCTGTAAGTAATTCTATGACAGAGCTTTATACCATGCAGCGTTATCTTCAGTATGAAAGTCTAAAGAAAAACAACTTGGAGCATTTTGACTCTTGGGCTTCCACTTTTGGAGAAACGCAAAGCTCCTTTGAACTATCTCCTGAAGGTACAGGGTATAGGGTAAAAACGAGATTTTCCAAGTTCTATAATCTTCCGGAGCTTATGTCTATGTTCAAGGAAGTTGCAGATATTCAGACAGCGGATATGTTAAATCTTCCTACTCCTGAAGCACACTATGAGGTTATCAAGACCTTGCCCAGTGAGGAGCAAAAGGAAATCCTAAAGAGTTTATCTGAAAGAGCTGATGATGTGAGAAATAGGGTTGTAGAGCCTGATGAAGATAATATGCTAAAAATTACTAATGACGGTAAAAAACTTGCTTTAGATCAGCGTTTAATCAATCCGCTGCTACCTGATAATCCTGACAGCAAGGTAAATGTCTGCGTGAAAAATGTGTTTGCCATTTGGGATAAGACAAAAGAGAACAAATCTACACAGCTTCTGTTCTCTGATATGTCCACACCGAAAGGTGATGGAGAGTTTAATATCTATGATGATATTAGAGAAAAACTCGTTGCAATGGGAATACCAAAAGAAGAAATCGCCTTTATCCATGAAGCAAACTCAGACAAGCAAAAGGATGAACTTTTTGCAAAGGTAAGAAAGGGAGATGTGAGGATATTACTCGGTTCTACACAGAAAATGGGAGCCGGCACGAATGTACAAAATAAGCTGATTGCACTACACGACCTTGATGTCCCTTGGCGTCCTGCCGACCTTGAGCAGCGTGCGGGCAGAATTGTAAGGCAGGGAAATGAGAATAAAGAAGTGAATATCTATCGTTATGTAACAGAGAATACTTTTGATGCGTATTTGTGGCAGACAATAGAGAATAAGCAGAAGTTCATTTCTCAGATTATGACAAGTAAAACACCTGTCAGAGTGGCAGAAGATGTGGATGAAAGTTCACTTAACTATGCAGAGATTAAAGCTCTTGCCACAGGTGATCCAAAGATTAAAGAAAAGATGGATTTGGATAACGAGGTTACGAAGCTGAAGATGTTGGAAGCAAACTATAAGTCCAACCGTTACAGATTAGAGGATAAGGTCGCTAAAAACTACCCGGAAGAAATTGCAAGAACAGAAAAGCTAATAGAAGCTGTAAAGAAAGATATATCGGAAGTTGAACCTAAAGCGGAAGGTGAGGAAAAGTTTACTTCCATTACCCTTTTCGGAGAAAAGATTACTGATAAGAAGTTAGCTGGAGAAAAGCTGCTTGAAGCAATTTCCAAAGTGAAAATCAATGAGAGTAAAGTTGTCGGTAAGTATAGAAACATGGATTTAGAGGTAAGCTATAACTTCTTTACCAATTCTCATAACTTTAGCTTAAATGGTGCTGCAAAGCATTCAGGAGAGCTTGGAACAAGTGCAGACGGAAATATCACAAGGCTTGATAATGCTCTTGAGAAAATGCCTGAGAAATTAAAGAGGCTTGAAGAAAAGCTCATCAGCACAAAAGAACAACTTGAAAATGCCAAAGAGGAATTACAAAAGCCTTTTGAAAAAGCTGATGAACTAAAGGATAAGGTGCTTCGCTTGGCTGAACTAAATAAGCTCCTTGATATGGGAGAAGTGGAAGAAAAGAGAAATGATAATCCCCTTGTAGAAGATGTAAAACGAGCCATCATTGACTTCTGCAACAGAGAGTATGAAGAAAATCATAGTTATGATGAGTTTGACGCTCTATATCCTGATTTAAAGCACATAGGAATTGCTTATACTGATACACCGGATGAAAGACATGGCATACAGTTTGAGTTAGACCTTGAGAATTATACAGCAACTCAATATGTAAATGATGTTGTAGTAAGTCATTATGATTATGTAAAGGAAAATGGAAGTGTTGAAAAGGCTCTTGATGTCATAAAATTTGAAATGGAAAATGGAGAGTTTAATACCTTTGTTTCGGTAGATGAAGAAGAATTGAAGCAAGCAATGGGACTTGAAATTGATGATGAAGGTAACTTCTATGATCCACTTTCTAAAGACCTTGATAATGATGGAATTGCTGACAGATATGACAATGACTTTAAGGACAGCGATTATTTTGAGTCAACCTATGATGTTGAAGATAATTTGCATACCAAAGAGGAAGCCACACAGAAAACGGGTGATAAACCATCTATCTTAGGACAGATAAGAGCCTATCAGGAAGAAAGTAAAACAGAAGAAAAACAAACTGCAAAAGAACAGGAATATGTACGATAA